GTGGCTTTACGATGAAGCCTAAGCTTGCGCTCAAGGACGTGAGCTTCAATGTCGAAGCGGGCAAGGTGTATGGATTTATTGGACCTAACGGGGCTGGCAAGTCCACCACGATCAAGGTCCTGACGGGACTTTTGAATTTTGATTCGGGCAAGGTGCTTGTAAACGGCATCAGCCCGCGCGATGTGAAGAGCCGTGAGTATATCGGTTATTCTCCGGAACAGCCGTATTTTTACGATTACCTCTCGGGCCGTGAACTTTTGCGTTTTTACGGGAAGCTCGTGGGCCTCAAGGGGGCCGAACTCGAATCCCGCATTGGCTGGGCACTTGAACTTTTGCATGCGAACAAGGACTGGATCGACCGCCGCTTGCGTTCGTATTCCAAGGGCATGATGCAGCGCGTGGGCATTGCGCAGGCGATTCTTGGAAAGCCGAAGCTTTTGATTCTCGACGAGCCGATGAGCGGCCTTGACCCGATGGGTCGCCGCGACGTGCGCGAAGCTATCCAGCAGCTCAACCGCGATGGCGTGACGATTTTCTATTCGAGCCATTTGCTGAGCGACGTGGAAAGCATCAGCCACCGCGTGGCAATGATTGTCGATGGCAAGATCGTCCGCGAAGGGACTGTCGATGATATCACGGAATCCTGCGGTGTCGAATACCATATCCGTACGCGCGAAGCGATTCTCGGTGCCGACCTGCCGCGAGGCGTTTCTGCAACGGGCCACCCGCAAGAATA
The genomic region above belongs to Fibrobacter sp. UWB4 and contains:
- a CDS encoding ABC transporter ATP-binding protein: MIEIEHLHKTYRSGFTMKPKLALKDVSFNVEAGKVYGFIGPNGAGKSTTIKVLTGLLNFDSGKVLVNGISPRDVKSREYIGYSPEQPYFYDYLSGRELLRFYGKLVGLKGAELESRIGWALELLHANKDWIDRRLRSYSKGMMQRVGIAQAILGKPKLLILDEPMSGLDPMGRRDVREAIQQLNRDGVTIFYSSHLLSDVESISHRVAMIVDGKIVREGTVDDITESCGVEYHIRTREAILGADLPRGVSATGHPQEYICADDVARDRLLGFCLSNGIAVEKMDHKRPSLEDILTEEIARADA